The Formosa sp. Hel1_33_131 genome window below encodes:
- a CDS encoding type II toxin-antitoxin system ParD family antitoxin, which yields MNVSLTQKQKDYISNQVESGDFQNASELVRDALRLHEVYRHRVIMDLRAEIEKGWNGPTSKRTVTDIINEKRQKKVR from the coding sequence ATGAATGTAAGTCTCACACAAAAACAAAAAGATTATATCTCAAATCAAGTAGAATCTGGAGATTTTCAAAATGCAAGTGAACTCGTTCGAGATGCTTTGCGTTTACATGAAGTCTATAGACACCGTGTTATTATGGATTTAAGAGCTGAAATTGAAAAGGGGTGGAATGGTCCCACAAGCAAGCGTACGGTTACAGATATAATTAATGAAAAACGTCAGAAAAAAGTACGCTAA
- a CDS encoding type II toxin-antitoxin system RelE/ParE family toxin: protein MRSKITHYQLSQEADIDLDEIFEYTEKAHGFNQAVEYLNALEILFNTLVLNPEIGRKRPEIKRGLYSISEQSRSVFYRIMETCIRIVRVLHGQKEIPKHFKK from the coding sequence ATGAGAAGCAAGATAACTCATTATCAACTGTCTCAAGAAGCCGATATTGATTTAGATGAAATTTTTGAGTATACTGAGAAAGCTCATGGATTTAATCAAGCTGTAGAATATCTTAACGCATTAGAAATTCTTTTTAATACATTGGTTTTAAATCCAGAAATAGGAAGAAAACGCCCTGAAATAAAGAGGGGTCTCTATAGTATTTCAGAACAATCCCGTAGTGTGTTTTATAGAATTATGGAGACTTGTATTAGAATTGTAAGAGTGCTTCACGGACAAAAAGAGATCCCCAAACATTTTAAAAAATAA
- a CDS encoding FISUMP domain-containing protein, protein MKNKNLFLTLCLMAMTVFSFAQVQKIDNLQVNTTMTPPVVTKVQMDALTPTAGLMVYCTDCSPKWLYVADGSSFATIGGGLTAGVILAAGEIFSPTGKIWMDKNLGAASVATSSSDAASYGDLYQWGRKDDGHQIRTSATAAGPVAAGAEGANFITSITIPNDWLSTQDGNRWYGELSVNDPCPAGYRVPSGSEWQAERNTWATKNNAGAFTALKLPVAGYRHFINGALGNLGSTGGYWSSTVSGTYARRLGFSSSDATMYSLPRAYGFSVRCIKD, encoded by the coding sequence ATGAAAAACAAGAACTTATTTTTAACCCTTTGCCTTATGGCAATGACGGTCTTTAGTTTTGCACAAGTGCAAAAAATAGACAACCTACAAGTAAATACAACGATGACTCCACCCGTTGTGACTAAAGTACAAATGGATGCCTTAACTCCCACAGCAGGCTTGATGGTGTATTGTACGGATTGTTCTCCAAAATGGCTTTATGTGGCTGATGGATCTAGCTTTGCAACTATAGGAGGAGGGCTAACTGCAGGAGTTATCCTTGCAGCGGGTGAGATATTTTCGCCTACCGGTAAAATATGGATGGACAAAAACCTTGGTGCAGCTTCTGTAGCAACAAGTTCTTCAGATGCAGCCTCTTATGGAGATTTATACCAATGGGGTAGAAAAGATGATGGGCACCAAATACGTACTAGCGCAACTGCTGCTGGCCCTGTAGCTGCGGGTGCAGAAGGTGCAAATTTTATTACCAGTATCACCATTCCTAATGATTGGTTATCTACACAAGATGGTAACCGTTGGTATGGAGAACTTTCTGTAAACGACCCTTGTCCTGCAGGCTATAGAGTACCTAGTGGTTCTGAGTGGCAAGCAGAACGTAATACTTGGGCAACAAAAAATAATGCAGGTGCTTTTACCGCACTTAAACTTCCAGTTGCTGGTTACCGCCACTTCATTAATGGTGCGCTCGGCAACTTGGGTAGCACCGGCGGCTATTGGTCAAGTACGGTTAGTGGTACTTACGCTCGCCGCCTAGGCTTCAGTAGCAGTGATGCCACCATGTACAGTCTCCCTCGTGCTTACGGCTTTAGTGTACGTTGCATTAAGGATTAA
- a CDS encoding peroxiredoxin family protein translates to MKMMKKQMMLLLMVVTTSGSVQSQSISATLTAHAGQQIRLTGFNYDERLELATTVADSTGNFVLEYPKDYKGMGVLNTQDNNSLVLMLTEPSIQLKGTHITESDSLVYRNSNNNTLFLNYAKARGIREAAWVALKYLQPLYQDQKELQNQTQLANRITTEIARLEQKDTDFLKQLDADSYLRWFIPMRTLVNEMPKTYNKYTERIPQNIQQFRSIDFKHPNFKTSGLFKELIEGHYFLLENMGQSIDSINVQMNLSSKYLIDNLQENDSLLNTVSNNLFNYFEKRSLFKASEYVSLYLLNNSYGVLDANLVLKLERYRKLKVGATAPDITFENKQKLSDLKTNKLVVFGASWCPSCKTDALELLKHYAAWKTKNVEIIYISIDTDKAAFETAYKNAPWQTFCDFKGWDTEAAKAYCISGTPTYFLLDENNKILVHPNSVGHANAWIDTKF, encoded by the coding sequence ATGAAAATGATGAAGAAACAAATGATGCTGTTACTAATGGTGGTAACTACAAGCGGTAGTGTTCAATCGCAATCCATAAGCGCTACCCTTACAGCGCATGCAGGGCAACAGATCCGCTTAACAGGATTTAATTATGATGAAAGGTTAGAATTGGCAACAACTGTTGCGGATAGTACAGGAAATTTTGTACTTGAGTACCCAAAAGACTATAAAGGAATGGGGGTTCTAAATACCCAAGATAATAATAGTTTGGTACTGATGCTTACAGAACCAAGCATACAACTAAAAGGCACTCATATAACAGAGTCAGACAGTTTGGTGTATCGCAATAGTAACAACAACACCTTGTTTTTAAACTATGCCAAAGCACGTGGTATTAGAGAAGCGGCTTGGGTAGCTTTAAAGTATTTGCAACCACTTTACCAAGACCAAAAAGAATTGCAAAACCAAACCCAGTTGGCAAACCGAATAACTACAGAAATTGCACGCTTGGAGCAAAAAGACACCGATTTTTTAAAGCAATTAGATGCAGATAGTTATTTGCGTTGGTTTATACCTATGCGTACGCTGGTAAATGAAATGCCAAAAACCTACAACAAATACACAGAACGCATACCACAAAACATCCAACAGTTTAGAAGTATCGATTTTAAGCACCCAAATTTTAAAACATCTGGTTTGTTTAAAGAGCTGATAGAAGGGCACTATTTCTTACTAGAAAATATGGGGCAATCCATAGATAGTATTAATGTGCAAATGAATTTAAGTTCTAAATACCTTATAGACAACTTACAAGAAAATGATAGTTTGTTAAATACAGTATCTAATAATTTATTTAATTATTTTGAAAAACGTAGTTTGTTTAAAGCTTCAGAATATGTATCGCTGTATTTATTAAATAATTCCTATGGGGTTTTAGACGCCAATTTAGTGTTGAAATTAGAACGCTATCGCAAGCTAAAAGTGGGAGCTACAGCACCCGATATTACTTTTGAAAATAAACAAAAGTTAAGCGATTTGAAAACCAATAAATTAGTAGTGTTTGGTGCGAGTTGGTGTCCTTCTTGTAAAACCGATGCTTTAGAACTACTAAAACACTATGCTGCTTGGAAAACCAAAAATGTGGAAATTATTTATATCAGTATAGATACAGACAAAGCTGCTTTTGAAACCGCCTATAAAAATGCGCCCTGGCAAACGTTTTGCGATTTTAAGGGTTGGGACACAGAAGCTGCAAAAGCGTATTGTATTTCGGGGACTCCCACCTATTTTTTGTTAGATGAAAACAACAAAATTTTGGTGCATCCCAATTCGGTAGGACATGCCAATGCGTGGATAGATACTAAGTTTTAA
- a CDS encoding sialate O-acetylesterase yields MKNKNLFLTLCLMAMTVFGFAQVKKIDNLQVNTTLILPLVTKVQIEALTPTEGSMVYCTDCSPKSIYIFNGFSFMSLSGSYQLSSVFVFTAFPINNKIYKRDKALNSSVVPISGRIASSSSISSISLEVFRNNSLLSTTTEVLSNTDNFGNYTFSFSPTINAELASYKFVVKSNTGQILKQADNIASGDIYIVTGQSNIVTHSSSVGTFPFTNPYIRTFASPNNFTSTITVIRPAALGGIGYWFAEQIVTNENIPVLVLNGGEGGRPISFFQRNDSDPDNTATNYGQLLTRYKYAGYDPTDVTSIVWYQGESDGYQSLSYYTNLFDALYQDWEEDYNPDSYYVFQVHKGCGVSITSQIPEAHRGLQNTYSNLTTISTNGALQGSDNCHYYNTNGYEVLADRLYDILDFKYYDATSSAGIYSPNVSNVKFGDASKTTITFQLVPASDTYTMGSGMEDDFLIENSSSTVTSISLSGNLVTLTLSTAATESNAKLTYLGESQATVPYIFNQNNNGMLSFKDVLIGNF; encoded by the coding sequence ATGAAAAACAAGAACTTATTTTTAACACTTTGCCTTATGGCAATGACGGTCTTTGGTTTTGCACAAGTGAAAAAAATAGACAACCTACAAGTAAATACAACGCTGATTCTACCACTTGTGACAAAAGTACAAATAGAGGCCTTAACTCCTACAGAAGGGTCAATGGTATATTGTACAGATTGTTCCCCGAAGTCGATTTATATATTTAATGGTTTTTCTTTTATGAGTCTTTCTGGTTCATATCAATTGTCATCCGTTTTTGTATTTACTGCTTTTCCAATAAATAATAAGATTTATAAAAGAGACAAGGCTCTTAATTCATCTGTAGTGCCAATATCTGGGAGAATTGCTTCGTCGTCTAGTATTAGCAGTATTTCATTAGAAGTGTTCAGGAACAATTCATTGCTTTCTACAACAACAGAAGTTCTTAGCAATACAGATAATTTTGGTAATTATACATTTAGCTTTAGCCCAACGATTAATGCAGAACTGGCAAGTTATAAATTTGTTGTAAAATCGAATACAGGTCAAATCCTAAAGCAAGCAGATAACATCGCTTCAGGAGACATCTATATAGTAACTGGGCAATCTAATATCGTAACTCATAGTTCTAGTGTTGGAACCTTTCCATTTACCAACCCCTACATAAGAACTTTTGCTAGTCCTAACAATTTTACAAGTACCATTACAGTAATACGCCCTGCTGCACTTGGTGGCATCGGGTATTGGTTTGCAGAACAGATTGTTACGAATGAGAACATCCCTGTGTTGGTCTTAAATGGCGGTGAAGGAGGAAGACCTATATCGTTCTTCCAAAGAAACGATAGTGATCCCGATAATACTGCTACCAATTATGGTCAATTATTAACTCGGTATAAGTACGCGGGTTATGACCCCACAGATGTCACTTCTATTGTTTGGTATCAAGGTGAAAGTGATGGTTATCAAAGTTTAAGTTACTATACCAATTTATTTGATGCCTTGTACCAAGATTGGGAAGAAGATTACAACCCGGATAGCTATTATGTTTTTCAGGTGCATAAAGGATGTGGTGTTTCAATTACATCACAGATACCAGAAGCACATAGAGGTTTGCAAAACACGTATAGTAACCTAACAACGATTTCTACTAATGGGGCTTTACAAGGTTCCGATAATTGTCATTATTACAACACCAATGGATATGAGGTTTTGGCAGATCGTTTGTATGATATTTTAGATTTTAAATATTACGACGCTACATCAAGCGCTGGAATCTATTCTCCCAATGTGAGCAATGTGAAATTCGGTGATGCGAGTAAAACAACGATTACATTTCAGCTGGTACCTGCATCTGATACATATACCATGGGAAGTGGTATGGAAGATGACTTTTTAATAGAAAATAGTAGTTCAACCGTAACAAGCATAAGTCTTAGTGGTAATTTAGTGACGTTAACCCTCTCAACAGCAGCAACAGAAAGTAACGCTAAACTGACTTATTTAGGAGAGTCTCAGGCAACAGTGCCATATATTTTTAACCAAAACAACAATGGAATGTTAAGTTTTAAAGATGTTTTAATAGGTAATTTTTAG
- a CDS encoding GIY-YIG nuclease family protein: protein MQKSHVYFLTNKNHTVIYIGVTSYLLKRIYQHKTKVYKGFTSRYNCDQLVYVEAFDSIVEAIGREKQLKAGNRKRKEALINLENPDWLDLSEGWVFCFD, encoded by the coding sequence ATGCAAAAATCACATGTATATTTTTTAACAAACAAGAATCATACGGTCATTTATATTGGTGTTACAAGCTATTTATTAAAACGAATCTACCAACACAAAACGAAAGTATATAAGGGCTTTACTTCCAGATACAATTGTGATCAACTGGTCTATGTTGAGGCTTTTGATAGTATTGTAGAAGCAATCGGTAGAGAGAAACAACTAAAAGCAGGAAACCGAAAACGTAAAGAAGCATTGATAAATTTAGAGAATCCAGATTGGTTGGATTTAAGTGAGGGTTGGGTGTTCTGTTTTGATTAA
- a CDS encoding LacI family DNA-binding transcriptional regulator has protein sequence MAGSNITLKQLSSILGVSISTISKALNDSHEISDVTKKRIVEMAKLHNYQPNKIAVGLKSGKTNTIAVVIPSVQNSFFARALYGIESLISETNFNIIVCLTKESHAKEVETFNMLSNGVVDGFIVAVCEETQSLQNYDHFTNVMENGKSVVMFDRVIDSVNCGKVTTNDFTALSEATQKLISSDRKNIVLLSTIHKLNVGKQRTQGYLKAMKAAGFTPTVLESDEQQAGAVMVEYLNAHPVDAIIALDTDASLAALKAVKISGKQIPKDVAVIGYVSERMAHNLTPELTTINQHSYTIGNAAARMIVESIRTKSKEIQQVVISSTLSVRDSS, from the coding sequence ATGGCGGGATCAAACATTACCTTAAAACAATTGTCATCTATCTTAGGGGTGTCTATTTCAACCATTTCCAAAGCGTTGAATGACAGCCATGAGATCAGTGATGTGACCAAAAAACGCATTGTGGAGATGGCAAAGTTGCACAACTATCAGCCAAATAAAATTGCAGTGGGTCTTAAATCTGGAAAAACCAATACCATTGCGGTGGTGATTCCGAGTGTTCAAAATAGTTTTTTTGCACGGGCTTTGTATGGCATTGAAAGTCTGATTTCGGAAACTAATTTTAATATTATTGTGTGTCTCACCAAAGAATCCCATGCCAAGGAAGTGGAAACATTTAATATGTTGTCCAATGGTGTTGTGGATGGTTTTATAGTGGCGGTTTGTGAAGAAACACAGAGTTTACAAAATTACGATCATTTTACGAATGTGATGGAAAATGGCAAATCGGTTGTGATGTTTGACCGCGTGATTGATTCTGTAAACTGCGGAAAAGTGACCACCAATGATTTTACAGCTTTGTCCGAAGCCACTCAAAAACTGATTAGTTCGGATCGAAAAAACATTGTGTTACTCTCTACAATTCATAAGTTGAACGTTGGAAAACAACGGACACAAGGCTATTTGAAAGCGATGAAAGCGGCTGGTTTTACGCCTACTGTTTTGGAGTCGGACGAACAGCAGGCAGGTGCCGTGATGGTGGAGTATTTAAATGCCCACCCTGTTGATGCCATTATTGCATTGGACACCGATGCGTCTTTGGCGGCCTTAAAAGCGGTGAAAATTTCTGGAAAGCAAATTCCAAAGGATGTGGCGGTGATTGGTTATGTTAGCGAGCGTATGGCACACAACCTTACGCCAGAATTAACGACGATCAATCAACACAGTTATACGATTGGGAATGCAGCAGCACGCATGATTGTGGAGTCCATCAGAACCAAATCTAAGGAGATTCAGCAAGTGGTGATCAGTTCTACTTTGTCGGTACGCGATTCGTCTTAA